In a single window of the Oscarella lobularis chromosome 2, ooOscLobu1.1, whole genome shotgun sequence genome:
- the LOC136183513 gene encoding TNF receptor-associated factor 6-like produces the protein MSFQGGHDEDFVESPADDCMCPICLLVARDPVLTRCGHTLCKSCCGRLKNQNEGVECPVDRKTLRKDDIFPDEKLKRKILQLDVKCRENSSGCRKVVNLQHLENHMNTCGYVSVACPNGCDEVMTRSAVTAHNVNWCPKRMVSCEYCSALMFFQVLQKHQASDCKHFPIRCPLCSKKLRRHEIQQHLSEEGGDCPKAVIACEYTEIGCQTKCARECMSEHLTNSMERHMGLLRKNNGELKEHMELLCKNNRELKDGMRDLHLKVDELSLKIEKQRSDDIKNIVSFTFQPLQVLIVDFAVPLSKARAFPLSDDGLALEIEESEPKRTGHHTKTQIMKWPLFGRVFGVDVWLKSTRSSSVTLVYELKIEQDQSVSKGVLHLKGIKRVKLAHLNRRWNDEQPIILEYKTYLKD, from the exons ATGTCTTTCCAAGGAGGCCACGACGAAGACTTTGTCGAATCTCCTGCTGACGACTGCATGTGTCCGATATGTTTGCTGGTCGCAAGAGATCCCGTTCTTACTCGTTGTGGTCATACGCTCTGCAAGAGCTGTTGCGGGCGCCTAAAAAA CCAAAATGAAGGTGTCGAGTGTCCAGTAGACAGGAAGACGCtaagaaaagacgac ATTTTTCCTGACGAAAAGctcaagagaaaaattctacAACTCGACGTAAAATGTCGAGAGAATTCCTCTGGTTGCAGGAAGGTCGTGAACCTGCAGCACCTAGAG AATCATATGAACACTTGCGGTTATGTTTCCGTTGCTTGTCCCAATGGTTGCGATGAAGTTATGACACGATCTGCAGTGACAGCACATAACGTCAACTGGTGTCCAAAGAGAATGGTATCATGTGAGTACTGCTCAGCTCTCATGTTTTTTCAAGTACTTCAG AAACATCAAGCAAGTGACTGCAAGCACTTTCCCATAAGATGCCCTTTGTGTTCCAAGAAATTACGTCGTCATGAA ATTCAGCAGCATCTTTctgaagaaggaggagattGCCCTAAGGCTGTGATTGCGTGTGAATATACGGAAATCGGCTGTCAAACTAAG TGTGCACGAGAATGTATGTCTGAACATCTGACCAACAGCATGGAAAGGCATATGGGGTTGCTTCGCAAAAACAATGGAGAGCTCAAAGAGCATATGGAGTTGCTTTGCAAAAACAATAGAGAGCTGAAAGATGGCATGCGTGATCTGCACTTAAAG GTGGATGAGCTGTCGCttaaaattgaaaagcaaCGCAGTGATGATATTAAAAACATTGTATCTTTTACCTTCCAACCTCTGCAAGTCCTTATTGTGGATTTTGCTGTCCCATTAAGTAAAGCAAGAGCATTTCCATTATCCGACGACGGTCTTGCtcttgaaattgaagaatcAGAACCCAAACGGACTGGCCATCACACTAAGACTCAGATCATGAAGTGGCCCCTCTTTGGGCGAGTTTTTGGTGTTGATGTGTGGCTGAAGAGTACGCGTTCTTCCTCAGTTACGCTCGTCTATGAGCTAAAAATTGAACAAGATCAAAGTGTCTCCAAGGGAGTACTTCATCTCAAAGGTATTAAAAGAGTGAAGTTAGCGCACCTCAACAGAAGGTGGAATGACGAGCAGCCGATCATCTTAGAGTATAAGACATACCTAAAAGACTGA
- the LOC136183509 gene encoding tether containing UBX domain for GLUT4-like isoform X2, producing the protein MSSFSYTVLCPNGRRQVVKVSPNTRMLEVLEQVCKKQGYTSSEYALKHGGGRKTLDLNVPARYANLTNNAKLELVKSSEGPRAEAPTSIALQLESGERLQHDFLPNSSLWDVLTHWDKQKDGKLILGQEGRRPICVYMRQEIGYKALRSTTLRSLGLTGGRAVIRLLYRHILDGEVDELTDCRKDDEALVNRGDVKEERRAEIGSETKIDQPMEGVEMSTPVTDTPVLLPSSSETNQQLHGVSSSSSSSPPLPPASTDYVQKRKPIPTASTVEETTFYPVVQTDFSSFKFPRETEGKTLIERRTPAEKRVVDIVCTANAIISKYQRRFHQTPCDRETLVFTPDGAQSPEVAVSHELPPNFFEVTVNDVQKMAQNLKQRVKTLDAPLMTRSQREALETAKLQQYEKATIRVQFPNRLLLQAFFSPFETVGALYEFVRQSLSDANQKFELYTAPPKRVLKDKSISIGKAGLVPASIVYFGVRDESEGGSYLSESLIKDVKTFTAAESIAAERAARHAVKISLGTETSIQGGVLRERPKAVETVSEGVRESGREDRVAPSGEKSVPKWFKIGKK; encoded by the exons atgtcgtcgttttcgtacACGGTTCTCTGTCCGAACGGTCGTCGCCAAGTCGTGAAAGTAAGTCCGAACACGAGAATGCTGGAG GTGCTCGAGCAGGTTTGCAAGAAACAAGGCTACACGTCGTCGGAATACGCGCTAAA ACACGGTGGCGGTCGTAAGACGCTCGATTTGAACGTGCCCGCACGCTATGCCAATCTCACGAACAATGCCAAATTGGAGTTAGTGAAATCAAGCGAGGGACCAAGAGCCG AGGCGCCTACGAGTATTGCGCTTCAGCTGGAAAGTGGCGAGAGACTGCAGCACGATTTCCTGCCAAATAGCAGTCTCTGGGACGTGCTGACGCACTGGGACAAGCAAAAGGACGG AAAATTAATACTAGGGCAAGAAGGTCGACGACCCATTTGTGTCTATATGAGGCAGGAG ATTGGATATAAAGCTTTGAGATCGACAACGTTGAGATCGCTTGGACTGACAGGTGGCCGAGCGGTCATTAG GCTTTTGTATCGACATATATTGGATGGCGAAGTGGACGAGCTGACAGACTGCCGCAAGGACGACGAGGCTTTAGTCAATCGAGGGGACGTCAAAGAGGAACGACGTGCAGAAATCGGAAGTGAAACTAAAATTGATCAACCCATGGAAGGCGTTGAAATGTCTACTCCCGTTACTGATACTCCTGTATTGTTGCCTTCGTCTTCAGAAACGAATCAGCAGCTTCAC ggcgtttcttcttcttcttcttcttctcctcctctccctcCTGCTTCTACTGACTAcgtacagaaaagaaaac CTATCCCTACAGCGAGTACAGTAGAAGAAACAACGTTTTATCCAGTCGTCCAGACagatttttcttcctttaAA TTTCCCCGAGAAACCGAGGGAAAGACGTTGATTGAGAGGAGAACACCAGCTGAGAAGAG GGTCGTCGATATAGTATGTACTGCTAATGCAATCATTTCTAAATACCAACGACGATTCCATCAGACCCCGTGTGACCGCGAGACGCTCGTTTTCACCCCGGACGGTGCCCAGAGTCCAGAAGTGGCTGTTTCGC ACGAACTTCCtccaaatttttttgaagtgACAGTCAATGACGTGCAAAAAATGGCGCAAAATTTGAAGCAAAGAGT TAAGACCTTGGACGCTCCTCTGATGACGAGAAGCCAGCGCGAGGCACTGGAAACAGCAAAGCTGCAGCAATATGAAAAG GCTACTATACGTGTTCAATTTCCGAATCGTCTACTACTGCAGGCCTTTTTCAGTCCCTTTGAAACAG TTGGAGCCTTGTACGAGTTTGTTCGGCAATCATTAAGTGACGCTAATCAGAAGTTTGAACTAT ATACAGCGCCGCCTAAGCGTGTACTCAAGGACAAGAGTATATCTATAGGAAAG GCTGGTCTTGTGCCGGCATCAATAGTCTATTTTGGAGTACGTGATGAAAGCGAGG GAGGATCCTATCTGTCTGAGAGTCTCATCAAAGATGTAAAAACGTTTACTGCTGCAGAAAGCATTGCGGCAGAACGAGCTGCACGCCATGCAGTGAA AATATCCTTGGGAACTGAAACGTCTATTCAAGGTGGAGTTCTCAGGGAAAGACCAAAAGCAGTGGAAACTGTGAGCGAAGGTGTCAGGGAAAGCGGCAGAGAAGATAGGGTGGCACCAAGTGGAGAAAAGTCTGTTCCCAAATGGTTCAAAATTG GCAAAAAATAG
- the LOC136183509 gene encoding tether containing UBX domain for GLUT4-like isoform X3 produces MSSFSYTVLCPNGRRQVVKVSPNTRMLEVLEQVCKKQGYTSSEYALKHGGGRKTLDLNVPARYANLTNNAKLELVKSSEGPRAEAPTSIALQLESGERLQHDFLPNSSLWDVLTHWDKQKDGKLILGQEGRRPICVYMRQEIGYKALRSTTLRSLGLTGGRAVIRLLYRHILDGEVDELTDCRKDDEALVNRGDVKEERRAEIGSETKIDQPMEGVEMSTPVTDTPVLLPSSSETNQQLHGVSSSSSSSPPLPPASTDYVQKRKPIPTASTVEETTFYPVVQTDFSSFKFPRETEGKTLIERRTPAEKRVVDITPCDRETLVFTPDGAQSPEVAVSHELPPNFFEVTVNDVQKMAQNLKQRVKTLDAPLMTRSQREALETAKLQQYEKATIRVQFPNRLLLQAFFSPFETVGALYEFVRQSLSDANQKFELYTAPPKRVLKDKSISIGKAGLVPASIVYFGVRDESEVGGSYLSESLIKDVKTFTAAESIAAERAARHAVKISLGTETSIQGGVLRERPKAVETVSEGVRESGREDRVAPSGEKSVPKWFKIGKK; encoded by the exons atgtcgtcgttttcgtacACGGTTCTCTGTCCGAACGGTCGTCGCCAAGTCGTGAAAGTAAGTCCGAACACGAGAATGCTGGAG GTGCTCGAGCAGGTTTGCAAGAAACAAGGCTACACGTCGTCGGAATACGCGCTAAA ACACGGTGGCGGTCGTAAGACGCTCGATTTGAACGTGCCCGCACGCTATGCCAATCTCACGAACAATGCCAAATTGGAGTTAGTGAAATCAAGCGAGGGACCAAGAGCCG AGGCGCCTACGAGTATTGCGCTTCAGCTGGAAAGTGGCGAGAGACTGCAGCACGATTTCCTGCCAAATAGCAGTCTCTGGGACGTGCTGACGCACTGGGACAAGCAAAAGGACGG AAAATTAATACTAGGGCAAGAAGGTCGACGACCCATTTGTGTCTATATGAGGCAGGAG ATTGGATATAAAGCTTTGAGATCGACAACGTTGAGATCGCTTGGACTGACAGGTGGCCGAGCGGTCATTAG GCTTTTGTATCGACATATATTGGATGGCGAAGTGGACGAGCTGACAGACTGCCGCAAGGACGACGAGGCTTTAGTCAATCGAGGGGACGTCAAAGAGGAACGACGTGCAGAAATCGGAAGTGAAACTAAAATTGATCAACCCATGGAAGGCGTTGAAATGTCTACTCCCGTTACTGATACTCCTGTATTGTTGCCTTCGTCTTCAGAAACGAATCAGCAGCTTCAC ggcgtttcttcttcttcttcttcttctcctcctctccctcCTGCTTCTACTGACTAcgtacagaaaagaaaac CTATCCCTACAGCGAGTACAGTAGAAGAAACAACGTTTTATCCAGTCGTCCAGACagatttttcttcctttaAA TTTCCCCGAGAAACCGAGGGAAAGACGTTGATTGAGAGGAGAACACCAGCTGAGAAGAG GGTCGTCGATATA ACCCCGTGTGACCGCGAGACGCTCGTTTTCACCCCGGACGGTGCCCAGAGTCCAGAAGTGGCTGTTTCGC ACGAACTTCCtccaaatttttttgaagtgACAGTCAATGACGTGCAAAAAATGGCGCAAAATTTGAAGCAAAGAGT TAAGACCTTGGACGCTCCTCTGATGACGAGAAGCCAGCGCGAGGCACTGGAAACAGCAAAGCTGCAGCAATATGAAAAG GCTACTATACGTGTTCAATTTCCGAATCGTCTACTACTGCAGGCCTTTTTCAGTCCCTTTGAAACAG TTGGAGCCTTGTACGAGTTTGTTCGGCAATCATTAAGTGACGCTAATCAGAAGTTTGAACTAT ATACAGCGCCGCCTAAGCGTGTACTCAAGGACAAGAGTATATCTATAGGAAAG GCTGGTCTTGTGCCGGCATCAATAGTCTATTTTGGAGTACGTGATGAAAGCGAG GTAGGAGGATCCTATCTGTCTGAGAGTCTCATCAAAGATGTAAAAACGTTTACTGCTGCAGAAAGCATTGCGGCAGAACGAGCTGCACGCCATGCAGTGAA AATATCCTTGGGAACTGAAACGTCTATTCAAGGTGGAGTTCTCAGGGAAAGACCAAAAGCAGTGGAAACTGTGAGCGAAGGTGTCAGGGAAAGCGGCAGAGAAGATAGGGTGGCACCAAGTGGAGAAAAGTCTGTTCCCAAATGGTTCAAAATTG GCAAAAAATAG
- the LOC136183515 gene encoding tyrosyl-DNA phosphodiesterase 2-like, which produces MASGESHDSVVLQFVQCTNSNRDIAEAYLSKSSGDLNVAVNAFMDDVAALVLAPPDPSRPSASSFTVLTWNIDGLDPGNLVERSRAIEDFIRRTRPDVVLLQEVVPTSLAAMRRIPGYLVNAPRAEIQSYFCAVMLKLDTVRCRSIAVDDFEGSEMGRYLLTASVDLCGANVFLLTAHLESTVNRSTERKAQLARSFAKMRECGYGTCILGGDLNLRDAEARSVGVPDSVHDAWVACGEKLDRKYTWDRSVNDNLGPFQPRVRCRFDRVYVGARIEVVDFDLVGRERLPSCDRFPSDHFGILCTFQVD; this is translated from the exons ATGGCAAGCGGCGAATCGCACGATTCCGTCGTTCTCCAGTTCGTCCAGTGCACGAACTCGAATCGCGACATCGCCGAAGCCTATCTCAGCAAATCGTCGGGCGATCTAAAC GTAGCCGTCAACGCGTTTATGGACGACGTGGCCGCGTTGGTTTTGGCGCCACCAGACCCATCGCGCCCTTCGGCTTCGTCCTTCACCGTCCTAACGTGGAACATCGACGGTCTCGATCCGGGCAATCTCGTCGAACGTTCCCGCGCCATCGAAGACTTCATTCGACGCACCCGCCCGGATGTCGTTCTCCTGCAGGAAGTCGTCCCAACCAGTCTCGCCGCGATGCGTCGCATTCCCGGATATCTCGTGAACGCGCCGCGCGCCGAAATCCAATCCTATTTCTGCGCCGTCATGCTCAAATTAGATACGGTACGATGCCGGTCTATTGCCGTCGATGATTTCGAAGGCAGCGAGATGGGCCGCTACTTGCTGACCGCTTCCGTTGATTTGTGCGGtgcaaacgtttttctcctcaCCGCTCATCTCGAAAGCACGGTGAATCGGTCGACGGAACGCAAAGCGCAGCTGGCTCGTTCCTTTGCGAAAATGCGTGAGTGTGGCTATGGCACATGCATACTGGGCGGGGATCTTAACCTCCGCGACGCCGAAGCGCGGAGTGTCGGCGTTCCTGATAGCGTGCACGATGCCTGGGTCGCGTGTGGGGAAAAGCTTGATAGGAAGTACACGTGGGATCGCTCGGTCAATGACAATTTGGGTCCTTTTCAGCCGCGCGTGCGCTGTCGTTTTGATCGCGTCTATGTTGGCGCGAGGATTGAAGTTGTAGACTTTGATCTTGTTGGACGCGAGCGCCTTCCGTCGTGCGACCGCTTTCCTAGTGATCATTTTGGAATTCTCTGCACTTTTCAAGTCGATTAG
- the LOC136183509 gene encoding ornithine decarboxylase 1-like isoform X4, producing the protein MASSSNRAAFLALQQFRCLNKRFTSTAGELSKFQLERFPAGSSVRDVLASMHQRLDKTGVAYREGSFCAVDAGNLNWNLQQWRKHLPRVTPFYAIKCNQDPVIIRLLAALGAGFDCANKYEIDLALGSGGTPRNIIFAHPMKTPFHCRDAAERNVFQTTFDSEGELFKLKEHYPNVEAVVRIRAEDPDAAEPFGIKYGVDVPEAFDLIKLAKELEIKVVGVSFHSGYGLKNPNILTDAVAKCRAVYDMAKDVGVEMRLIDVGGGYPSLRGNKDDVSTFAELSEAVRLALDRYFPLDLKVRIIAEPGQYFARNVQHCALRIDGKRIIRIPRKVVEEHGAPRGLYILRIDERQEDLKTQRQAWRDTFAAAAATTTTTTDSESVPVVMYHLSHGAFSIFYECLFTEDGIEYDVHPLLPPNEDIRDPEIYSTFWGPILTSYDSVRVSKGFKMKLMEIGDWVYAESIGSYSTSWASVLAVRQPLQFFYYATEDHWDDVEKGLKFRA; encoded by the exons ATGGCTTCCTCGTCTAATAGAGCCGCTTTCCTAGCGCTGCAGCAATTCAGATGCCTCAATAAGAG GTTCACCAGCACTGCAGGAGAACTTTCGAAATTTCAATTAGAACGCTTTCCTGCAGGATCGTCAGTTCGAGATGTTCTGGCTAGCATGCATCAGCGGCTAGACAAGACA GGTGTAGCTTACAGAGAAGGCAGCTTCTGTGCAGTAGACGCAGGAAATCTAAATTGGAATCTGCAACAG TGGCGAAAACATCTTCCAAGAGTGACACCCTTTTACG CCATAAAGTGCAATCAGGATCCAGTGATCATTCGACTACTAGCTGCATTGGGAGCCGGTTTTGATTGTGCAAACAAG TATGAAATTGATTTGGCCTTGGGCTCCGGTGGGACACCTCGTAACATAATTTTTGCACATCCAATGAAGACCCCTTTTCATTGCAG GGATGCTGCGgagagaaacgtttttcaaaCAACGTTTGATTCCGAAGGGGAACTATTTAAATTGAAAGAGCATTATCCGAACGTTGAAGCGGTCGTAAGAATTAGAGCAGAAGATCCGGACGCCGCAGAGCCG TTTGGAATAAAATATGGCGTTGATGTCCCCGAGGCCTTTGATCTAATCAAATTGGCCAAGGAACTTGAAATTAAAGTAGTAGGAGTGAG CTTTCATTCCGGCTATGGACTGAAAAATCCCAACATTCTAACAGATGCTGTGGCAAAATGCAGAGCAGTCTATGACATGGCT AAAGACGTTGGAGTCGAAATGAGACTGATTGATGTAGGCGGTGGCTATCCATCGCTTAGAGGAAACAAAGACGACGTGTCTACGTTTGCCGAG CTGAGTGAAGCGGTGAGATTGGCTTTAGACAGGTACTTTCCTCTTGATCTGAAAGTGCGAATCATAGCCGAGCCAG GACAATACTTTGCTCGCAACGTTCAGCACTGTGCTCTTAGAATAGACGGAAAACGTATCATACGTATTCCTAGGAAAGTTGTAGAGGAGCACGGCGCACCTCGGG GCCTGTACATTCTCCGTATAGACGAAAGACAAGAAGATCTGAAGACTCAGAGAC AGGCCTGGCGTGATAcgtttgctgctgctgctgctactactactactactactgaCAGTGAGTCTGTTCCG GTTGTGATGTACCATCTAAGCCACGGAGCGTTTTCGATATTTTATGAATGTCTCTTTACGGAGGATGGGATTGAGTATGACGTCCATCCTCTTTTG CCTCCAAATGAAGACATACGTGATCCTGAGATATATTCAACGTTCTGGGGGCCAATACTGACGTCGTATGACAGCGTACGTGTCTCAAAGGGCTTCAAAATGAAACTG ATGGAGATTGGAGACTGGGTTTACGCAGAGA GCATTGGCTCATATTCTACGTCGTGGGCATCAGTCTTGGCTGTACGACAGCCGTTGCAGTTCTTTTACTATGCCACTGAAGATCATTG gGATGACGTGGAAAAAGGGCTGAAATTTAGAGCGTAG
- the LOC136183509 gene encoding tether containing UBX domain for GLUT4-like isoform X1, whose product MSSFSYTVLCPNGRRQVVKVSPNTRMLEVLEQVCKKQGYTSSEYALKHGGGRKTLDLNVPARYANLTNNAKLELVKSSEGPRAEAPTSIALQLESGERLQHDFLPNSSLWDVLTHWDKQKDGKLILGQEGRRPICVYMRQEIGYKALRSTTLRSLGLTGGRAVIRLLYRHILDGEVDELTDCRKDDEALVNRGDVKEERRAEIGSETKIDQPMEGVEMSTPVTDTPVLLPSSSETNQQLHGVSSSSSSSPPLPPASTDYVQKRKPIPTASTVEETTFYPVVQTDFSSFKFPRETEGKTLIERRTPAEKRVVDIVCTANAIISKYQRRFHQTPCDRETLVFTPDGAQSPEVAVSHELPPNFFEVTVNDVQKMAQNLKQRVKTLDAPLMTRSQREALETAKLQQYEKATIRVQFPNRLLLQAFFSPFETVGALYEFVRQSLSDANQKFELYTAPPKRVLKDKSISIGKAGLVPASIVYFGVRDESEVGGSYLSESLIKDVKTFTAAESIAAERAARHAVKISLGTETSIQGGVLRERPKAVETVSEGVRESGREDRVAPSGEKSVPKWFKIGKK is encoded by the exons atgtcgtcgttttcgtacACGGTTCTCTGTCCGAACGGTCGTCGCCAAGTCGTGAAAGTAAGTCCGAACACGAGAATGCTGGAG GTGCTCGAGCAGGTTTGCAAGAAACAAGGCTACACGTCGTCGGAATACGCGCTAAA ACACGGTGGCGGTCGTAAGACGCTCGATTTGAACGTGCCCGCACGCTATGCCAATCTCACGAACAATGCCAAATTGGAGTTAGTGAAATCAAGCGAGGGACCAAGAGCCG AGGCGCCTACGAGTATTGCGCTTCAGCTGGAAAGTGGCGAGAGACTGCAGCACGATTTCCTGCCAAATAGCAGTCTCTGGGACGTGCTGACGCACTGGGACAAGCAAAAGGACGG AAAATTAATACTAGGGCAAGAAGGTCGACGACCCATTTGTGTCTATATGAGGCAGGAG ATTGGATATAAAGCTTTGAGATCGACAACGTTGAGATCGCTTGGACTGACAGGTGGCCGAGCGGTCATTAG GCTTTTGTATCGACATATATTGGATGGCGAAGTGGACGAGCTGACAGACTGCCGCAAGGACGACGAGGCTTTAGTCAATCGAGGGGACGTCAAAGAGGAACGACGTGCAGAAATCGGAAGTGAAACTAAAATTGATCAACCCATGGAAGGCGTTGAAATGTCTACTCCCGTTACTGATACTCCTGTATTGTTGCCTTCGTCTTCAGAAACGAATCAGCAGCTTCAC ggcgtttcttcttcttcttcttcttctcctcctctccctcCTGCTTCTACTGACTAcgtacagaaaagaaaac CTATCCCTACAGCGAGTACAGTAGAAGAAACAACGTTTTATCCAGTCGTCCAGACagatttttcttcctttaAA TTTCCCCGAGAAACCGAGGGAAAGACGTTGATTGAGAGGAGAACACCAGCTGAGAAGAG GGTCGTCGATATAGTATGTACTGCTAATGCAATCATTTCTAAATACCAACGACGATTCCATCAGACCCCGTGTGACCGCGAGACGCTCGTTTTCACCCCGGACGGTGCCCAGAGTCCAGAAGTGGCTGTTTCGC ACGAACTTCCtccaaatttttttgaagtgACAGTCAATGACGTGCAAAAAATGGCGCAAAATTTGAAGCAAAGAGT TAAGACCTTGGACGCTCCTCTGATGACGAGAAGCCAGCGCGAGGCACTGGAAACAGCAAAGCTGCAGCAATATGAAAAG GCTACTATACGTGTTCAATTTCCGAATCGTCTACTACTGCAGGCCTTTTTCAGTCCCTTTGAAACAG TTGGAGCCTTGTACGAGTTTGTTCGGCAATCATTAAGTGACGCTAATCAGAAGTTTGAACTAT ATACAGCGCCGCCTAAGCGTGTACTCAAGGACAAGAGTATATCTATAGGAAAG GCTGGTCTTGTGCCGGCATCAATAGTCTATTTTGGAGTACGTGATGAAAGCGAG GTAGGAGGATCCTATCTGTCTGAGAGTCTCATCAAAGATGTAAAAACGTTTACTGCTGCAGAAAGCATTGCGGCAGAACGAGCTGCACGCCATGCAGTGAA AATATCCTTGGGAACTGAAACGTCTATTCAAGGTGGAGTTCTCAGGGAAAGACCAAAAGCAGTGGAAACTGTGAGCGAAGGTGTCAGGGAAAGCGGCAGAGAAGATAGGGTGGCACCAAGTGGAGAAAAGTCTGTTCCCAAATGGTTCAAAATTG GCAAAAAATAG
- the LOC136183510 gene encoding uncharacterized protein: MSSKANDSADLMVSAASGGTILTMNDLMPTAKSIAVKDGKIVAIGDDDADIALRLSGSSTKVVTLRDDETLMPGLIEPHTHPSVAVEVRTSHSVSGFSHSSLDDVLAVMRDVVARVDSAAHDDKTTPTQWISFVDWDAALVRDLPAIDADWIDANVTAKYPVMVVQKTMHCSWINRRGLDACGITSETPDPDDGGEIVRDANGKPTGMLKGGPAMRLAVDKIPPPDLAKVTEALFSTMIDYSRAGFTTVTDMGTLPIKDDYLALISGAARRDDFPVRWAIYYTPKSLKKPSPHHAVDDKVWFPGVKIWADGSPYVGTMACAEPYLDSALTRALGFDLKKCPRGSTRYADANALADALRPHAAELIASHAQGERAIDHVLDAYEILIGERPGCDHRYRLEHLGLITESQLRRASRLGVTVTFFTDHIYYYGDALADDILGRGRAERFAPAGLASRCGQTHWTLHQDSPVCPLDPMLCIQNAVLRRTRLSGRVLGPEYRVSVEDALKAYTIHAAWQLKRENDLGSLEVGKVADFVLLSKNPLNVEPEDLTSVKVLGTYLGGRCFTAK, encoded by the coding sequence ATGTCGAGCAAAGCGAACGACTCCGCCGATCTTATGGTATCAGCGGCGAGCGGCGGAACGATCTTAACTATGAACGATCTCATGCCGACGGCAAAATCCATCGCAGTAAAAGacggaaaaatcgtcgcaatcggcgacgacgacgccgacatcGCCCTTCGGCTCAgcggatcgtcgacgaaagtcgtcacactgcgagacgacgagacgctgaTGCCGGGCTTGATCGAACCGCACACGCACCcgagcgtcgccgtcgaagttCGCACGTCGCACAGCGTGAGCGGCTTTTCCcattcgtcgctcgacgacgttctcgccgtcatgcgcgacgtcgtcgcgcgcgtcgaCTCCGCCGCACACGACGAcaaaaccacgcccactcaaTGGatttcgttcgtcgactGGGATGCCGCCCTCGTGCGCGATCTTCCGGCAATCGACGCCGATTGGATAGACGCGAACGTCACCGCGAAATATCCCGTCATGGTCGTCCAGAAGACGATGCACTGTAGCTGGATCAATCGTCGCGGTCTCGACGCGTGCGGCATCACGTCGGAGACGCCCGAtcccgacgacggcggcgaaatcgttcgcgaCGCCAACGGAAAGCCGACGGGCATGCTCAAGGGAGGTCCAGCCATGAGACTCGCAGTCGACAAAATTCCGCCTCCCGACTTGGCCAAAGTGACGGAGGCTCTCTTCAGCACGATGATAGACTATTCCCGAGCCGGCTTTACGACCGTCACCGACATGGGTACTTTGCCTATAAAGGACGACTATCTCGCTCTCATATCGGGTGCcgctcgtcgagacgacttCCCTGTGCGCTGGGCCATCTATTACACGCCGAAGTCGCTCAAGAAACCGTCGCCGCatcacgccgtcgacgacaaggTTTGGTTTCCCGGCGTCAAAATCTGGGCGGACGGATCGCCGTACGTCGGCACCATGGCCTGCGCCGAACCGTATCTCGATTCGGCGTTGACTCGCGCGCTCGGTTTCGACTTGAAAAAATGTCCGAGAGGATCGACGCGGTACGCCGACGCGAACGCTCTCGCCGACGCTCTTCGTCCCCACGCGGCTGAACTGATTGCCAGTCACGCTCAGGGCGAAAGAGCCATTGATCATGTGCTCGATGCCTATGAAATTCTCATTGGCGAGCGTCCTGGCTGTGATCATCGCTATCGGCTGGAGCACCTTGGATTAATAACGGAGTCGCAATTGCGACGAGCTAGCCGTCTCGGAGTGACCGTGACCTTTTTCACCGATCACATTTACTATTACGGCGATGCGCTGGCGGACGATATTTTGGGACGCGGGCGAGCGGAACGATTTGCGCCAGCTGGATTGGCGAGTCGGTGCGGTCAGACGCACTGGACGCTTCATCAAGATTCGCCTGTCTGTCCGCTCGATCCGATGCTTTGCATTCAGAATGCCGTGCTACGTAGGACGAGGCTCAGCGGTCGCGTTCTCGGTCCCGAGTATCGTGTGAGCGTCGAGGATGCGCTCAAGGCTTACACCATTCACGCGGCGTGGCAGTtgaagagagagaacgaTTTGGGAAGTTTGGAGGTAGGTAAGGTCGCCGATTTTGTTCTTCTCTCGAAGAATCCGCTCAACGTTGAGCCAGAGGATCTGACGAGCGTCAAAGTGCTTGGTACATATCTTGGGGGACGCTGCTTTACTGCAAAGTAG